In one window of Pseudobdellovibrionaceae bacterium DNA:
- the lepB gene encoding signal peptidase I — MTQVEPRSEERHRAESVRLGVKQVLRDYAEALVLAVVLALVVRLFVISAYSVPTSSMDPSLKAGDFVFAYKLSYGLRLPFWPGKKVGQKLPERGDVVVFKCSRQAQSQYCVKRVVGLPGDRVQIHKKRLLLNGKYATYSQHELGGAAGNLAKRPAGVLYENIAGSQHLIKITKAGDKDQFGPYVVPPDHVFVLGDNRDSTEDSRDWGAIPVKDVEARVLFVWMSLDWSGHKEGQRLPRVRWNRLFTGPH; from the coding sequence ATGACCCAAGTGGAACCACGAAGTGAAGAGCGCCATCGAGCCGAGAGCGTTCGATTGGGTGTAAAGCAAGTTCTGCGTGACTATGCTGAGGCCCTGGTTTTAGCTGTGGTCTTGGCTTTGGTTGTGCGCCTGTTTGTGATTTCTGCCTATAGTGTACCCACGTCTTCTATGGATCCCTCGCTAAAGGCAGGTGATTTTGTGTTTGCCTATAAGTTGTCTTATGGTTTGAGGTTGCCTTTTTGGCCAGGCAAAAAGGTCGGACAAAAGCTTCCGGAGCGAGGCGATGTGGTAGTCTTTAAGTGTTCTCGGCAGGCTCAGAGTCAGTACTGCGTGAAGCGCGTTGTCGGGTTGCCTGGGGACCGGGTGCAAATCCATAAAAAGCGCCTGCTGTTGAATGGCAAATATGCCACTTACAGTCAGCATGAGTTGGGAGGGGCTGCGGGAAATTTGGCAAAGAGGCCTGCAGGCGTGCTCTACGAAAACATTGCTGGTTCACAGCATTTAATTAAAATCACAAAGGCAGGCGATAAAGACCAGTTTGGTCCCTACGTGGTGCCGCCCGATCATGTTTTTGTCTTAGGAGATAATCGAGATTCCACTGAAGATTCTAGAGACTGGGGGGCGATCCCTGTGAAAGATGTCGAGGCCAGAGTCTTATTTGTTTGGATGTCCCTAGACTGGTCGGGTCATAAAGAGGGGCAGCGGTTGCCTCGCGTCAGGTGGAATCGATTATTTACGGGGCCTCACTGA
- the lepB gene encoding signal peptidase I, whose protein sequence is MGSFVVAIGIALTIRWGLMEAYVIPSGSMLPSLLVHDHIFVNKLVYGLRVPFTEKWMAKFNEPERGEVVVFKNPENKDIFFIKRVIGLPGDKVFYENGHLYVNDKLVDRTVPDQLASDFDWLRDSDFRGEGPDGLSQFSHWQESLGENTYSVLLRKGRRGIFGPYEVPPDHFFVMGDNRDNSRDSRVWGFLPRENLVGRAMFVWLSCEDTLPKITFLCDPTTIRWGRFFHSVHNN, encoded by the coding sequence ATGGGGTCATTTGTTGTTGCAATTGGTATAGCATTGACCATTCGTTGGGGGTTGATGGAGGCCTATGTTATTCCATCAGGCAGTATGTTGCCATCATTGCTGGTTCACGATCACATATTTGTGAATAAATTGGTTTACGGGCTGCGCGTTCCATTCACTGAAAAATGGATGGCTAAATTCAACGAGCCTGAGCGGGGTGAGGTGGTCGTATTTAAAAACCCTGAGAATAAAGACATATTTTTTATTAAACGGGTGATAGGTTTGCCCGGCGATAAGGTGTTCTATGAAAACGGTCATCTTTACGTCAATGACAAACTTGTGGATCGGACAGTGCCAGATCAGCTCGCCAGTGATTTTGATTGGCTCAGGGATTCCGATTTTCGCGGCGAGGGGCCGGATGGTCTTTCGCAGTTCAGTCATTGGCAGGAGAGCCTTGGTGAGAACACCTACAGCGTCTTGTTGCGCAAAGGCCGCCGGGGTATTTTTGGTCCCTATGAAGTGCCACCAGATCATTTCTTTGTGATGGGAGACAATAGAGACAACTCCAGAGACAGTCGCGTTTGGGGGTTCTTGCCCCGTGAAAATTTGGTGGGTCGAGCCATGTTTGTTTGGTTAAGTTGTGAGGATACTTTGCCGAAGATCACCTTTCTTTGTGATCCCACCACCATCAGATGGGGTCGGTTTTTTCACTCAGTTCACAATAATTGA
- a CDS encoding prepilin-type N-terminal cleavage/methylation domain-containing protein: protein MVKNKRGLSLVELLVTIGIFSIILSVTLTMMADMLRVQSHLSFRYAVQDLRDSIKTLINHEVPWDNTVSYNGTDQNDTACLKDVANSFECKTAAENTSNDIPNKIRAIVNSSNDLAYDLDIDNGRGFDKNGSACSTYPSIECPIGVRAQWKPMIGAGCTTASCKSPTVTVEVTFEKYQGTGSFPVNIARYNFDLMRPGVPATVNTMCQSIGGTYDNATGLCALPSGDGTGQDPEALCESLNGAFVDGGCSFTNPAVGSCPAGQMMTGINADGTKQCQPVNFVLGSACLPGQKEEGINADGSRVCTDLPDCASGQAISGYDSSGNPICVAAGSGTGTDETPPTGGESPYDSGYSGGGSLLGHDHCVGDNGSYRVEAWVEFWGSPQAGYYGHFRITATDKIGHATYYLSGQNGQCDSGWDTNTMAWTDGNWHTMQSCTLWGQAGSSHMEAGIKFIQLPDPIGSMAKAEVTFVDPTGSTGITEGVKVNCTFNSLF, encoded by the coding sequence ATGGTTAAAAATAAACGTGGTCTGTCGTTAGTGGAATTGCTGGTCACAATCGGGATATTCAGTATCATACTGAGTGTCACGCTCACAATGATGGCCGACATGTTACGCGTTCAAAGTCACCTCAGCTTTCGTTATGCCGTTCAAGATCTCAGAGATAGCATCAAGACTTTAATCAACCATGAAGTGCCTTGGGACAATACGGTTTCCTACAATGGCACCGATCAAAACGACACTGCCTGTTTAAAAGACGTTGCCAATAGTTTTGAGTGCAAAACAGCGGCAGAAAATACCTCTAATGACATTCCCAACAAAATAAGAGCCATCGTAAATAGTAGCAATGACCTGGCTTACGACCTGGATATAGATAACGGTAGAGGTTTTGACAAAAATGGATCGGCTTGTTCCACTTATCCTTCAATAGAGTGCCCTATCGGCGTGAGAGCCCAGTGGAAACCCATGATTGGGGCCGGGTGCACAACCGCATCATGTAAATCACCGACGGTGACTGTGGAAGTGACCTTTGAAAAATACCAAGGCACCGGTAGTTTTCCCGTTAATATCGCCCGCTATAATTTCGATCTTATGCGTCCTGGCGTCCCAGCCACAGTGAATACGATGTGCCAATCTATCGGTGGGACTTATGACAACGCCACTGGACTGTGCGCACTGCCTTCGGGAGATGGGACCGGGCAGGATCCCGAAGCCCTATGCGAATCCTTGAACGGGGCCTTTGTCGATGGTGGGTGTTCATTCACCAATCCCGCTGTGGGCAGCTGTCCTGCCGGGCAAATGATGACGGGAATCAACGCCGATGGGACAAAACAATGCCAGCCCGTCAACTTTGTACTAGGTTCTGCTTGCTTACCCGGCCAAAAAGAAGAGGGCATCAACGCAGATGGCAGCCGCGTGTGCACCGATCTACCCGACTGCGCCTCAGGGCAAGCCATCAGTGGCTATGACAGCAGCGGCAACCCCATTTGCGTGGCGGCGGGAAGTGGCACCGGAACAGATGAAACCCCGCCCACAGGTGGTGAATCCCCCTATGACTCGGGCTACTCCGGCGGAGGCTCCCTGTTAGGCCACGACCATTGTGTGGGCGATAACGGCAGCTATCGAGTCGAAGCTTGGGTGGAGTTCTGGGGTTCGCCGCAAGCTGGATATTACGGACACTTCCGAATAACTGCCACCGATAAGATTGGACATGCCACTTATTATCTGTCCGGCCAAAATGGCCAATGCGATTCAGGTTGGGACACAAACACGATGGCATGGACAGACGGCAACTGGCACACTATGCAGTCATGCACACTATGGGGCCAAGCCGGTAGTTCTCATATGGAGGCGGGAATTAAATTTATCCAACTCCCCGATCCCATTGGCTCGATGGCTAAAGCCGAGGTCACCTTTGTTGACCCAACAGGAAGCACGGGTATCACTGAGGGAGTTAAGGTGAACTGCACATTTAACAGTTTATTTTAA
- a CDS encoding ribbon-helix-helix domain-containing protein, with amino-acid sequence MGKKVTTTVYITEDQQRALRLLHDRSKVPVAEYIRQGIDLILNKYQDLLPGQMEFGALPNGQKPDALTIEELRTP; translated from the coding sequence ATGGGAAAAAAAGTCACAACAACAGTGTACATCACAGAAGATCAGCAGCGGGCGTTGCGTTTGCTGCATGATCGATCAAAAGTGCCTGTTGCAGAATACATTCGTCAGGGCATTGATTTGATCTTAAATAAATATCAAGATTTACTTCCTGGGCAAATGGAGTTTGGTGCGCTTCCCAATGGGCAAAAACCCGATGCTTTAACAATTGAGGAGCTTCGGACTCCGTAG
- a CDS encoding sigma-70 family RNA polymerase sigma factor produces MWYSATLRVLLAICAISFSTVSSADFQTPNDGPEPCGRSLSLDQASDIDTEPGLEFSGVPAVGGYNIYPRPSRKENDIMLRAYKSAKTEPERSVWQKKLVEANMGLALNLSRKFLRGQTDGLREFMQAGAVGLVKAIADYRFDYQSDRLDEGQSVAFSSFAYPYIQNEMREQMRVSRSLVLSPHKENDVKIYQQTRQNLLRQLQRNPTVSEIGAHLQWTDYKVNQVAQLAQETMSLDLPQFDDSDQSVLDSMASHRPEYNPAHVVESEDSESHLARTIERLASKFPKPMQVMKLVLEGAHETGELPTNVDIASRLGVTPEAVRQHRKRGEDLLRQHLSM; encoded by the coding sequence ATGTGGTATTCAGCGACCTTGCGCGTTTTGTTGGCGATCTGCGCTATCAGTTTTAGCACCGTCAGTTCTGCCGATTTTCAGACTCCAAATGACGGCCCTGAGCCATGTGGCAGATCGCTGTCACTTGACCAGGCCTCCGACATCGACACGGAACCAGGCTTAGAGTTTTCAGGTGTACCTGCGGTCGGCGGGTACAATATCTATCCCCGTCCCTCGCGGAAGGAAAACGACATTATGTTGAGAGCTTATAAATCCGCAAAGACAGAGCCAGAGCGTTCTGTTTGGCAAAAAAAATTAGTAGAGGCCAATATGGGACTGGCGTTGAATTTATCGCGCAAGTTTCTGAGGGGTCAGACCGACGGCTTACGCGAATTTATGCAGGCCGGAGCCGTGGGATTGGTTAAGGCCATAGCGGACTATCGGTTTGATTACCAATCAGATAGGTTGGACGAGGGGCAAAGCGTGGCCTTTAGCTCCTTTGCTTATCCGTATATTCAAAATGAAATGCGTGAACAAATGCGGGTGTCGCGGTCCCTTGTCCTGTCGCCTCACAAAGAAAATGATGTGAAAATCTACCAACAGACTCGCCAGAATCTTTTGCGACAATTACAGAGAAATCCCACGGTGTCAGAAATCGGGGCGCACCTGCAGTGGACGGACTACAAAGTGAACCAGGTGGCGCAGTTGGCTCAAGAAACGATGTCATTGGATTTGCCACAGTTTGATGATTCCGATCAGTCGGTCCTTGATAGTATGGCGTCTCATCGGCCCGAATATAACCCGGCCCATGTGGTGGAATCTGAAGACTCAGAATCTCATTTGGCGAGAACCATAGAGCGTCTTGCAAGCAAATTCCCCAAGCCCATGCAAGTGATGAAATTAGTTCTAGAGGGCGCCCATGAAACCGGAGAGCTGCCCACTAACGTCGATATTGCTAGTAGGTTGGGCGTTACTCCCGAAGCCGTCCGCCAGCACCGCAAGCGGGGAGAGGACCTTCTGCGCCAACACCTCTCCATGTAA
- the rpoN gene encoding RNA polymerase factor sigma-54: MAINLKMSMKLSQNLRMTPQLQQAIKLLQLSRMELETEIRKELLENPVLEEVVDTSDDDPAKRDQQTASDVANNEGQDGSDQDPRKQDEFEWENYLDSNYKTPQSSGGGNEEIMNYENLISSKQTLSDHLFWQMHLSGFNDEEEGIATVLINYINDDGYISAPLEQISEDENISVQDLEDILPFVQEFDPPGIGARNLKECLLIQAQHLQEDTNDLVALINNHLSDLEKKNYPAIAKAMDLDVEVVLDMAKIVLSMDPKPGRAFVSNDTHYITPDVYVYKVGEEYVVSLNEEGLPRLRVSNLYRSLLQAKKQANQSDTQEYVQDKLRSAIWLIKSIHQRQRTIYKVTESIVKHQEEFFEKGPGFIRPMILKDIANDIGMHESTVSRVTTNKYVHTPRGIFELKYFFNSGISRSDGDSVASESVKLKIKDMVDNEDAKKPLSDQKIVDLLKKDGIVIARRTVAKYRDMLKILPSSKRKKYY; the protein is encoded by the coding sequence ATGGCGATTAATCTGAAAATGTCCATGAAGCTTTCGCAGAACTTGCGAATGACGCCCCAGCTGCAACAAGCAATTAAGCTTTTGCAGTTGTCGCGAATGGAATTAGAGACAGAAATTCGAAAAGAGTTGCTCGAAAATCCTGTACTCGAGGAAGTTGTTGATACGTCAGATGATGATCCCGCTAAAAGAGATCAGCAAACCGCTAGTGATGTTGCAAACAATGAGGGCCAAGACGGCTCTGATCAAGATCCCAGAAAGCAAGACGAATTTGAATGGGAAAATTATCTAGATAGCAACTACAAGACACCGCAAAGTTCAGGCGGTGGCAATGAAGAGATCATGAACTATGAAAACTTGATCTCAAGTAAACAGACATTGTCGGATCATTTGTTTTGGCAGATGCATTTATCTGGGTTTAATGATGAAGAAGAAGGTATAGCCACCGTTTTGATCAATTACATTAATGACGACGGTTACATTTCAGCACCCCTAGAGCAGATATCTGAAGATGAAAACATCAGTGTGCAAGACCTAGAGGATATTCTGCCTTTTGTACAAGAATTTGATCCCCCAGGTATTGGTGCCAGAAACCTGAAAGAGTGTTTGCTCATTCAAGCCCAACATTTGCAAGAAGATACCAATGACCTTGTCGCTTTGATAAATAATCACCTCTCAGATCTTGAGAAAAAGAACTATCCGGCCATTGCCAAAGCCATGGATCTAGATGTGGAAGTGGTTTTGGATATGGCAAAAATTGTTTTAAGTATGGATCCAAAGCCAGGGCGAGCGTTTGTAAGTAATGACACTCACTACATTACTCCTGATGTCTATGTATACAAAGTGGGCGAAGAATATGTGGTCTCGCTCAATGAAGAGGGATTGCCTCGACTTCGTGTCTCGAATCTTTACAGAAGTCTATTGCAGGCAAAAAAGCAGGCGAACCAAAGCGATACTCAAGAATACGTTCAGGATAAATTGCGCTCGGCCATATGGTTAATTAAATCAATCCACCAGCGGCAACGAACTATTTATAAAGTGACCGAAAGTATCGTTAAGCACCAGGAAGAGTTTTTTGAAAAAGGGCCAGGCTTTATTCGGCCAATGATTTTAAAAGACATTGCCAATGACATTGGTATGCACGAGTCCACTGTGAGTCGGGTGACAACTAATAAGTATGTTCACACCCCGCGGGGAATTTTTGAACTGAAGTATTTCTTTAATTCAGGGATTTCTCGAAGTGACGGCGACTCGGTAGCTAGTGAATCAGTAAAATTAAAAATCAAAGATATGGTCGATAACGAGGACGCGAAAAAACCACTTTCAGATCAAAAGATCGTGGACCTATTGAAAAAAGACGGCATCGTGATTGCCCGTCGAACTGTGGCAAAATATCGAGATATGCTAAAGATATTGCCATCATCAAAGCGAAAAAAGTATTACTAA
- a CDS encoding methionine adenosyltransferase, which translates to MMKNYLFTSESVSEGHPDKMADQISDAVLDALLSQDPKSRVACETMISTGFVALAGEISTECYVDMPTIVREVIKDIGYDSSEKGFDYHTCAVLTSIDRQSPDIAMGVDEGSGKEQGAGDQGLMFGYAINETPELMPMSISLSHKLVRELASIRKSGQVNFLRPDSKSQVTIEYQDGVAKRVDAIVLSTQHSEDVTTKEIEQLVREQLIPKVIPGDWIDSKTKIFVNPTGRFVLGGPHGDCGLTGRKIIVDTYGGHGAHGGGAFSGKDPSKVDRSAAYAARHIAKNIVAAGLADRCLVQAAYAIGVAEPVSLMVDDYGTGKVSPEVLAKAVRQVWSLKPADIVRDFDLLKPRYRKSATYGHFGRTEEEFTWEKTNRVDALKDAVKTLS; encoded by the coding sequence ATGATGAAAAATTACCTTTTCACCAGTGAGTCAGTTTCTGAAGGCCATCCCGATAAAATGGCGGACCAAATCAGCGATGCGGTGTTAGATGCATTGTTGAGTCAGGATCCCAAAAGCCGCGTGGCCTGCGAGACAATGATCTCCACAGGATTCGTGGCATTGGCCGGCGAAATCTCCACGGAATGCTATGTCGATATGCCCACTATTGTGCGCGAAGTGATCAAGGATATTGGCTACGATAGCAGTGAAAAGGGTTTTGATTATCATACCTGTGCGGTACTCACTTCCATAGACCGACAAAGTCCCGATATTGCCATGGGAGTGGACGAGGGCTCGGGTAAAGAACAAGGTGCCGGCGACCAGGGCTTGATGTTTGGGTATGCCATCAACGAGACCCCAGAGCTTATGCCAATGAGTATATCTTTGTCCCATAAACTGGTCAGAGAGCTTGCCAGTATTCGTAAAAGTGGGCAGGTGAATTTTTTGCGTCCAGATAGCAAAAGCCAGGTGACCATCGAGTATCAAGACGGAGTGGCAAAACGCGTGGATGCCATCGTGTTATCCACTCAACATTCTGAAGATGTGACCACGAAAGAGATAGAGCAGCTGGTGCGGGAACAATTGATCCCAAAGGTGATCCCTGGTGATTGGATTGATTCAAAAACAAAAATATTTGTTAATCCCACCGGACGATTTGTTTTGGGCGGGCCCCATGGTGATTGCGGTCTCACCGGACGTAAAATCATTGTAGACACCTACGGTGGGCACGGCGCCCATGGTGGCGGCGCATTTTCAGGTAAGGATCCTTCTAAAGTGGATCGATCGGCAGCCTATGCCGCTCGTCATATTGCTAAAAACATCGTCGCTGCAGGTTTAGCTGATCGCTGTTTGGTGCAAGCGGCCTATGCCATTGGTGTGGCTGAGCCAGTGAGCTTAATGGTCGACGACTACGGCACTGGCAAAGTTAGCCCCGAAGTCTTAGCCAAAGCTGTGCGCCAGGTATGGAGTTTGAAACCCGCTGATATCGTGCGTGATTTTGATTTGCTAAAACCGCGATACCGAAAGTCTGCGACCTACGGGCACTTTGGGCGAACTGAAGAAGAGTTCACTTGGGAAAAAACCAACCGAGTGGATGCCCTTAAAGACGCCGTAAAAACTCTGTCTTAG
- the lepB gene encoding signal peptidase I translates to MGSFLGALLLLLGVRWALFEPFVIPSGSMIPTLLINDHIVISKYSYGLRIPFTKKWVLDFGGPGRGDVVVFHSVEQDDVFMIKRVVGLPGDQIEYDSSGKLFVNGEPVLQREMTREQLVGRGYYPATDGDLEGDPNGLQFFEEQLDESLHTTLLRPDGWHMTQPSVVVPNGQYFFMGDNRDNSRDSRYWGFVPKENLVGKALNVWLSCERTLPLVSFICDPLKLRWNRFFHPIK, encoded by the coding sequence ATGGGCTCCTTTTTGGGGGCTCTACTGCTTTTGTTGGGTGTGCGCTGGGCATTGTTTGAGCCCTTTGTGATTCCGTCTGGGAGCATGATTCCCACGTTGTTGATCAACGATCACATTGTCATCAGTAAATACAGCTATGGTTTGCGCATCCCCTTTACGAAAAAATGGGTGCTTGATTTTGGTGGACCCGGTCGGGGTGATGTGGTGGTTTTTCACTCAGTGGAACAAGATGATGTGTTTATGATCAAAAGAGTGGTTGGCTTGCCGGGTGATCAGATTGAGTATGATTCCAGTGGAAAGCTTTTCGTCAATGGGGAGCCGGTTTTACAGCGAGAAATGACCAGAGAGCAGCTCGTCGGCCGGGGCTACTATCCTGCCACGGACGGTGATCTAGAAGGTGATCCTAATGGCCTGCAATTTTTTGAAGAGCAACTGGATGAATCTCTGCACACGACTTTGTTGCGTCCCGATGGCTGGCATATGACCCAACCTTCTGTAGTTGTACCGAACGGGCAGTATTTCTTTATGGGTGATAATCGCGATAATAGTCGAGACAGTCGCTATTGGGGGTTTGTGCCGAAAGAGAACCTTGTGGGAAAGGCCCTGAATGTGTGGTTGAGTTGCGAGAGAACTCTACCCTTGGTGTCGTTTATATGCGACCCTTTAAAGCTGAGATGGAATCGGTTTTTTCACCCGATCAAATAG
- the raiA gene encoding ribosome-associated translation inhibitor RaiA — MKIEIQFKSLEHSPSLAGYTADRLQKLDKLTMKHKKARVHFSAVRFLKQVEIVIYGNGATLSASAKSDDFHTAVDLAVHKLMRQLEKQKSIIQRHKNYAKSRAGRLERMLKEAA, encoded by the coding sequence ATGAAAATAGAAATCCAGTTCAAAAGTTTAGAACACTCACCATCACTTGCCGGATACACCGCAGACCGATTACAGAAATTAGATAAACTCACAATGAAACACAAAAAGGCCCGAGTCCATTTCAGTGCCGTTCGCTTTCTTAAACAGGTAGAAATCGTCATCTATGGCAACGGGGCCACACTCTCGGCTTCAGCCAAATCCGATGATTTTCATACGGCGGTCGATTTAGCTGTTCACAAGTTGATGCGACAGCTTGAAAAACAAAAATCAATCATTCAACGCCACAAAAACTACGCTAAATCCCGAGCGGGGCGCTTAGAAAGAATGTTAAAAGAAGCGGCCTGA
- the lepA gene encoding elongation factor 4 has translation METKFIRNFSIIAHIDHGKSTLADGLLSFTGALSEREEKKQFLDNMELERERGITIKAQTVRLNYKAKDGQTYELNLIDTPGHVDFAYEVSRSLAACEGALLVVDAAQGVEAQTLANVYLALDHDLEIIPVINKIDLPSADPEGVRKQIEDAIGLDASEAILASAKERKGIDEILETLIKKVPPPADNSGAPLRALIFDSWFDSYQGVVILCRVVDGSLRVGERIQFMDSGQQYEVLKLGAFTPFPDTLKELTTGEVGFVICGVKDIRDVRVGDTITHAKTTTTRPASEPLAGFKRVKPMVFSGIFPVVSADFENLKDALEKLVLNDSSLTFEPEKSAALGFGFRCGFLGLLHMEIVQERLEREFGLDLISTAPSVVYRVHMKSGEQKELENPADLPDLTLVESLEEPYVKLTLHTPSEYIGNIIKLCEDRRGQQVGMDYITDSKVIIEYKLPLNEMVMDFYDRLKSISKGYASMEYEVVGYEPANLVKLDILLNSEPVDALSIIVHRTKAEYRGRQLTKKLKELIPRQQYQVAIQAAIGSKIVARETLGALRKDVTAKCYGGDITRKRKLLEKQKEGKKRMKQVGQVNVPQEAFLAILKVED, from the coding sequence ATGGAAACAAAATTCATTCGAAATTTCTCAATCATTGCCCACATCGATCATGGCAAGTCCACTTTGGCCGATGGCTTGCTGTCATTTACCGGGGCCCTGTCTGAGCGTGAAGAAAAAAAGCAGTTCTTAGACAACATGGAGTTAGAGCGGGAAAGAGGCATTACAATTAAGGCCCAGACCGTTCGTCTTAACTATAAAGCCAAAGATGGCCAAACCTATGAGTTAAACCTCATTGACACCCCAGGCCACGTGGATTTTGCCTATGAAGTGTCGAGGTCTTTGGCCGCCTGTGAAGGGGCTCTCTTGGTTGTGGATGCGGCACAAGGGGTTGAAGCGCAGACATTGGCTAATGTGTATTTGGCATTGGATCATGACCTTGAAATCATTCCGGTGATTAATAAAATAGATCTGCCGTCAGCGGACCCTGAGGGTGTGAGAAAGCAAATCGAAGACGCCATCGGACTTGATGCTTCAGAAGCCATTTTGGCCAGCGCAAAAGAGCGTAAGGGCATTGACGAAATTCTGGAGACCTTAATAAAAAAGGTGCCTCCCCCGGCAGATAACTCCGGCGCCCCCTTGCGCGCGCTGATATTTGATTCTTGGTTTGATAGTTATCAAGGAGTGGTCATCCTTTGTCGGGTAGTGGATGGGTCACTCCGAGTGGGCGAAAGAATTCAATTTATGGATTCTGGGCAACAGTATGAGGTGTTGAAATTGGGGGCGTTCACGCCCTTTCCGGATACTTTAAAAGAATTGACCACGGGCGAGGTGGGTTTTGTTATTTGTGGGGTTAAAGACATTCGCGATGTGCGAGTTGGCGATACTATAACTCATGCAAAGACCACCACCACGCGCCCGGCCAGTGAGCCTTTGGCGGGTTTCAAACGGGTCAAGCCCATGGTGTTTTCTGGGATATTCCCAGTGGTTTCGGCGGATTTTGAAAACTTAAAAGATGCCTTAGAGAAGCTGGTATTGAATGATTCCAGTTTAACTTTTGAACCTGAAAAATCAGCGGCATTGGGGTTTGGTTTTCGCTGCGGATTTTTAGGGCTTTTGCATATGGAGATTGTGCAGGAGCGGTTAGAGCGTGAATTTGGACTGGATTTAATCTCCACCGCCCCGTCTGTGGTTTATCGAGTTCATATGAAGTCGGGTGAACAAAAAGAACTGGAAAACCCAGCCGATTTACCAGACCTCACTTTGGTGGAGTCTCTAGAAGAGCCCTATGTGAAGCTCACCTTGCACACGCCATCAGAATATATCGGAAACATTATTAAACTTTGCGAAGACCGGCGGGGCCAACAAGTGGGCATGGATTACATCACGGATAGCAAAGTGATTATTGAATATAAACTACCGCTCAATGAAATGGTGATGGATTTTTATGATCGCTTAAAATCCATTTCTAAGGGTTATGCCTCGATGGAGTACGAGGTTGTAGGGTATGAACCCGCAAACCTAGTGAAGCTGGATATTTTGTTAAATAGTGAACCCGTTGACGCCCTCTCTATTATTGTACATCGCACAAAGGCCGAGTACCGCGGCCGGCAGCTGACTAAAAAACTAAAAGAACTCATACCCCGACAACAGTACCAGGTGGCCATTCAGGCGGCCATTGGGTCAAAAATTGTGGCTCGAGAAACCTTAGGAGCGCTGCGAAAAGATGTGACCGCAAAGTGTTATGGGGGTGATATTACTCGAAAGCGCAAACTTCTTGAAAAGCAAAAAGAAGGTAAAAAGCGAATGAAGCAAGTGGGTCAGGTGAATGTGCCTCAAGAGGCGTTCTTGGCTATTTTGAAGGTGGAGGATTAG
- a CDS encoding methylated-DNA--[protein]-cysteine S-methyltransferase, with translation MFDSVYFLSPVGWLRIFADGGVIVRVSWVRRGIPGDASSPLLRQALKELGEYFSGERRQFDVPVRALGTEFSEKVWHRLAAIPYGETLSYSALATDVGCPGGARAVGSACGRNPVPIIIPCHRVLPRSGQLGGFAWGQNAKRVLLQLENQTW, from the coding sequence GTGTTTGATTCGGTTTATTTTTTGTCTCCGGTGGGTTGGCTGAGGATTTTTGCCGACGGGGGGGTCATTGTTCGAGTTTCATGGGTGCGCCGGGGGATTCCTGGTGACGCGTCTTCGCCGCTGTTGAGGCAGGCGCTCAAGGAGTTGGGCGAATATTTTTCTGGTGAGCGGAGGCAATTTGATGTGCCCGTGCGGGCCTTGGGCACCGAGTTTTCAGAGAAAGTATGGCATCGTCTTGCAGCAATTCCCTACGGCGAGACCCTTTCGTATTCCGCACTGGCTACTGATGTGGGATGCCCCGGTGGTGCGAGAGCCGTGGGTTCGGCCTGTGGTCGAAATCCCGTTCCGATAATTATTCCCTGTCATCGAGTGTTGCCACGTTCTGGGCAGTTGGGTGGCTTTGCGTGGGGGCAGAACGCCAAGCGAGTTCTTTTGCAGCTGGAAAATCAAACGTGGTAA